One Streptococcus sp. S1 DNA window includes the following coding sequences:
- a CDS encoding lipopolysaccharide biosynthesis protein, with amino-acid sequence MNNTPSQKSIYIWNLLGNFAAAAVSVLYLLIVSRMQTSEVADQFSLATSIGNLWIIIGQFQVRNYQATDVKSSHPFSAYYFTRLLTVTMMVISLFPYLWTINYDFTNNSVMIITWIIVYRVADAFSDLFQGYFQQHGRLDIAGKAMVYRYALSVLILLFGLLLSHSMVLTLLALALFNLFFVFSYDYAHFKLFDKLSFRNIFSRNTIDESFKIIRVCFSLFIYGFLLTLVFNEAKLSISGAYAKGIVEAGAQRDYNILFMPVFFMSLCILVVRPLITQMAELWQRKKFQVFYKMFLKILLLTLSIGIVITFLTYLIGVNVLSLIFGLDLLKYKLELTILVLSGVLYSFSIILENILIIMRKHYYLLSVYILMFIVTKMITTELVNKYQIMGASISFCIAMIVYAIGSLTIFSIIKFRRK; translated from the coding sequence ATGAATAACACTCCTTCTCAAAAAAGTATTTACATATGGAATCTGCTAGGGAATTTTGCAGCAGCAGCAGTTTCTGTTTTATATTTATTAATCGTATCTAGAATGCAAACAAGTGAGGTGGCAGATCAATTTAGTCTAGCTACCTCAATTGGTAATTTATGGATTATTATCGGACAATTTCAAGTTCGAAATTACCAAGCTACAGATGTCAAATCAAGTCACCCTTTTTCAGCATACTATTTTACAAGATTGCTGACTGTTACCATGATGGTGATTAGTTTATTTCCATATTTATGGACAATAAACTATGATTTTACGAATAATTCTGTGATGATTATTACTTGGATTATTGTGTATCGTGTAGCAGATGCTTTTTCTGACTTATTTCAAGGCTATTTTCAACAGCATGGTCGTTTAGATATTGCTGGGAAGGCCATGGTTTATCGATATGCTTTAAGTGTGCTCATTCTTCTATTTGGACTCTTGTTGTCTCATTCTATGGTTCTAACCTTATTGGCCCTAGCTCTCTTTAATTTATTTTTTGTATTTAGTTATGATTATGCTCATTTCAAATTATTTGACAAGCTAAGTTTTAGGAATATTTTTTCAAGAAATACGATAGATGAATCCTTTAAAATTATTAGAGTTTGCTTTTCTTTGTTTATTTACGGGTTTTTATTAACACTCGTTTTTAATGAGGCAAAATTATCAATTTCTGGCGCATATGCAAAAGGAATAGTGGAGGCTGGTGCTCAAAGGGATTACAATATTCTGTTTATGCCAGTATTTTTTATGAGCCTGTGTATTTTAGTGGTAAGACCACTCATTACACAAATGGCCGAATTGTGGCAGAGGAAAAAATTTCAGGTATTTTACAAAATGTTTTTAAAAATCCTGCTTCTTACTCTCTCAATAGGCATAGTTATTACTTTTTTAACTTATTTAATAGGTGTCAACGTATTAAGTTTGATATTTGGATTGGATTTATTGAAGTATAAGTTGGAATTGACTATTCTTGTCCTTTCTGGTGTTCTATATTCTTTTTCGATTATACTTGAGAATATACTAATTATCATGAGGAAACACTATTATTTATTGTCTGTGTATATCCTGATGTTTATCGTTACTAAAATGATTACAACTGAGTTAGTTAATAAGTACCAGATTATGGGAGCTTCTATTAGTTTTTGTATTGCAATGATAGTATATGCAATTGGAAGTTTAACAATTTTTAGTATCATAAAATTCAGAAGGAAATAG
- a CDS encoding DUF2304 domain-containing protein, producing the protein MSIWFQVVLVFVSLGTCGFILQNIRKSRVQINDALFWIFFSLILLVFSIFPKLAEFIAASLGIASAVNFIFLFIIFLLLMNQFQLTVRVSKLDTKFKNLVQVIALNKNEEKDE; encoded by the coding sequence ATGTCAATCTGGTTTCAAGTTGTATTAGTGTTTGTTTCATTGGGAACATGCGGCTTCATCCTTCAGAATATTAGAAAATCTCGTGTACAAATTAATGACGCTTTGTTTTGGATCTTCTTCTCATTAATTTTATTAGTTTTTAGTATTTTTCCAAAGTTAGCAGAGTTTATTGCAGCATCCTTAGGGATTGCATCTGCTGTTAATTTTATTTTTCTTTTTATTATTTTCTTGCTATTGATGAATCAGTTTCAGTTAACTGTACGAGTGTCAAAATTAGATACCAAATTTAAAAATCTTGTTCAAGTCATTGCTTTAAACAAGAATGAGGAGAAAGATGAATAA